A segment of the Nostoc sp. TCL26-01 genome:
GAATAGCCTGCTCGATATTATCTTCACCACCCAAAATGGTAGTTACTTCCGTCATTGCTGTCGTGGCGAGGGGAATTGCTTCCCGAAAATGCCGGACTAACACCACCTTGGCAAAAGCTGTACAACCTTGGGAACCGTGAAACAGAGGAATCATCCCCTTCAATCCCAAAAATGCCAGAGATGCGCCCAAAGCTTGACTTTGTTTGAGAGGATTAACTGCAACCGATTTATTAGGGATGGTGACGATCGCCATCAGATAAACTCCTCTATAGAGGTAACAGGTAACAGGGAACAGGGAACAGGGAATAGGGAATAGGGAACGATAGCGATCGCCATCAGATAAACTCCTCTATAGATGCCAAAATATGATTTTGATTACTTGTATATCCTTGTACCCAGGTTCCATCCTCATCCCAAGGCGCAGGTCTGCGAATTTGCTCCCAAATCGGGCTATAAAGCGCTTCGTACAACTCCCGCGCCATCTCAATCATCCCCATATAGCCAGCATAAGGATGATGGCGTTCTTGGTTGATATCGAGGAAGGGAATCCGGGCTTTTAGGGCTGTATATTGGTTCCGACCACCAGCAATTAACATATCAGCTCGTGTATCCTTCACCAGTTGCAGCAGTTCTTTGGCATTGCCTTTCTCTAGCATGATGCCATCGACACCCAGCAACTTTTTGATTTTTGCCTTATCCTCCTCAGTACTCTTTCTCGTACTGGTAGCCACAACTTCAATGCCCAAGTCCTTGGCTGCCGAGATAATCGACCAACTCTTAACACCACCTGTATATAATACAACTCGCTTACCTTTGAGGCGATCGCGATAAGGAGCCAGTGCCAAATCTAAATTAGCCGTCTCCTCAGCAATCAGCTTTTCTGTCCGCGCTTGCAAATCAGCGTCGCCCAATTTAGCCGCAATTTGCCGCAGACACCGATTCATATCATCAATGCCATAAAAAGATTCTTCAATGTAGGGGATACCGTATTTTTCCTCCATCTTTCTCGCCATATTGAGCAGCGCCCGTGAACAGATCATCACGTTCAGCTTGGCGCGGTGAGCATAGCGGATTT
Coding sequences within it:
- the nifE gene encoding nitrogenase iron-molybdenum cofactor biosynthesis protein NifE, with product MKNTQGKINELLNESGCEHNQHKHSEKKNKSCTQQAQPGAAQGGCAFDGAMISLVPIVDAAHLVHGPIACAGNSWGSRGSLSSGPQMYKMGFTTDMSENDVIFGGEKKLYKAILEIHQRYNPSAVFVYATCVTALIGDDIDAVCKTAAEKIGTPVIPVIAPGFIGSKNLGNRFGGESLLEYVVGTAEPAYTTPYDINLIGEYNIAGEMWGVLPLLEKLGIRVLSKITGDARFEEIRYAHRAKLNVMICSRALLNMARKMEEKYGIPYIEESFYGIDDMNRCLRQIAAKLGDADLQARTEKLIAEETANLDLALAPYRDRLKGKRVVLYTGGVKSWSIISAAKDLGIEVVATSTRKSTEEDKAKIKKLLGVDGIMLEKGNAKELLQLVKDTRADMLIAGGRNQYTALKARIPFLDINQERHHPYAGYMGMIEMARELYEALYSPIWEQIRRPAPWDEDGTWVQGYTSNQNHILASIEEFI